From a region of the Halanaerobium hydrogeniformans genome:
- the pheT gene encoding phenylalanine--tRNA ligase subunit beta, with the protein MQISYNWLKKYININFSAEDLSEKLTMAGLEVEALEYLGQGLEDIIIAEITKIKEHPNADKLQICYIRTEAGDEEIPVVTGAPNVEEGQKVPFAGVGSSLPGGMEIEEVKLRGEISKGMICSADELGLQEERAAGIMVLDSDAPLGLSFIKYMKLDDYIYKLDLTPNYARCLGMLGVAREIKSLYAQDKELIKPTIQFNEDKNETHISEQVEIEIKDPDLCPRYSARLIKDVEIKESPDWIQRRLKAAGIRPINNVVDITNFVLMEYNQPLHSFDYNKIKDGKIIVRRAEKGETITTLDEEQRLLDDEMLVIADPDEAVAVAGVMGGFESEVTAQTTDVLIESAYFNPVSVRKTAKKLGMHSDASHRFERGVDIEKAVEANNRACQLLEKCAGGTVVPGVIDEYPGKYEPAVIELDCDRVNELLGVELEESKIIEILKRLQFSLEKKEDKVLVTVPSFRTDVSRGADLVEEIARVYGYNEIESSRPVSKQRGKRTAKQNFEKDLKELLNSGGLDEVITYSLQAKKGYQDLNLTQVERFNNFVEIKNPLSAAFGILRTTLIPGLIDVLASNARRQGAEMAVFETGTVFRKEGDNKRPLELNKLGGGLFGAEDNLWQQDAPNFYQLKGVLEMLFEHILLEDYHLEFAEQRPYLHPGRKANIIVEGHKLGFIGEIHPELAEKNDLPQGTTIFEMDLDKLFELSKDKSYHYKQITKYPVLDRDLAVVIKEDIAIGEIYQAIKSEAGAMLKELNLFDIYQGDQIKSGYKSAAFELKFQAEDRTLRDEEVNERFNKIVDHLSEQYSAEIRGN; encoded by the coding sequence TTGCAGATTTCATATAACTGGCTAAAAAAATACATAAATATTAATTTTAGTGCTGAAGATCTTTCCGAAAAGCTGACAATGGCTGGTCTGGAAGTTGAAGCTTTAGAATATCTTGGTCAGGGTTTAGAAGATATAATAATCGCAGAGATCACTAAAATAAAAGAACATCCAAATGCAGATAAACTGCAGATCTGTTATATTAGAACCGAAGCAGGAGATGAAGAAATTCCTGTAGTAACCGGTGCTCCAAATGTAGAGGAAGGACAGAAGGTTCCCTTTGCTGGAGTCGGCAGCAGCCTGCCCGGAGGGATGGAAATTGAAGAAGTAAAGTTAAGAGGTGAGATCTCAAAAGGTATGATCTGTTCTGCTGATGAGCTCGGCTTACAGGAAGAACGAGCAGCAGGAATTATGGTGCTTGATTCTGATGCTCCACTCGGTCTCAGCTTTATAAAATACATGAAACTTGATGACTATATTTATAAATTAGATTTAACTCCAAACTATGCCCGCTGTCTTGGCATGCTTGGTGTAGCAAGAGAGATTAAATCACTCTATGCTCAAGATAAAGAACTGATCAAGCCAACGATTCAATTTAATGAAGATAAAAATGAAACTCATATTTCTGAGCAGGTAGAAATAGAAATTAAAGATCCTGATCTCTGTCCCCGCTATAGTGCTCGTTTAATTAAAGATGTAGAGATCAAAGAATCACCAGACTGGATACAAAGACGGCTTAAAGCAGCTGGGATTAGACCGATTAACAATGTGGTTGATATAACAAACTTTGTTTTAATGGAATATAATCAGCCCTTACACTCTTTTGACTATAATAAAATAAAAGATGGTAAAATAATTGTCCGCAGGGCTGAAAAAGGAGAAACGATTACAACCCTTGATGAAGAACAAAGGCTTTTAGATGATGAGATGCTGGTCATTGCAGATCCAGATGAGGCGGTTGCTGTGGCAGGTGTAATGGGTGGTTTTGAAAGCGAAGTTACTGCTCAAACAACCGATGTCTTGATAGAATCAGCCTATTTTAATCCGGTAAGTGTGCGTAAAACGGCTAAAAAACTGGGTATGCATTCAGATGCCTCTCATCGCTTTGAAAGAGGGGTTGATATTGAAAAGGCGGTTGAAGCAAATAATAGGGCCTGTCAGCTTTTAGAAAAATGTGCAGGTGGAACGGTCGTTCCAGGGGTAATTGATGAATATCCAGGCAAATATGAGCCGGCAGTAATTGAACTTGACTGTGATCGGGTTAATGAACTATTAGGAGTTGAGTTAGAAGAAAGCAAGATTATTGAAATCTTAAAAAGGCTACAGTTCTCCTTAGAAAAAAAAGAGGATAAGGTTTTGGTTACTGTACCATCATTTAGAACAGATGTCAGCCGTGGTGCTGATTTAGTTGAAGAGATCGCTAGAGTTTACGGCTATAATGAGATAGAATCAAGTCGTCCAGTATCTAAACAGCGGGGAAAAAGAACGGCCAAACAAAATTTCGAAAAAGATCTTAAAGAATTGCTTAATTCTGGTGGGCTTGATGAGGTAATAACTTACAGTCTTCAGGCTAAAAAAGGTTATCAGGATTTAAATTTAACCCAGGTAGAGAGATTCAATAATTTTGTTGAAATTAAAAACCCTTTAAGTGCAGCTTTTGGGATCTTAAGAACAACTTTAATTCCTGGTTTAATCGATGTGCTGGCTTCTAATGCCCGCCGCCAGGGAGCTGAGATGGCTGTATTTGAAACAGGGACAGTCTTTAGAAAAGAGGGAGATAATAAAAGGCCTTTAGAATTAAATAAGCTTGGGGGAGGACTCTTTGGAGCTGAAGATAATCTCTGGCAGCAGGATGCTCCCAATTTTTATCAGCTTAAAGGTGTTTTAGAGATGCTGTTTGAACATATTTTGCTTGAAGATTATCACTTAGAATTTGCTGAACAAAGACCCTATCTCCATCCCGGTAGAAAAGCCAATATTATTGTTGAAGGACATAAACTCGGTTTTATCGGAGAGATTCATCCTGAATTAGCAGAAAAAAATGATCTGCCTCAGGGCACAACCATTTTCGAAATGGACCTGGATAAACTCTTTGAATTGAGTAAGGATAAGAGTTATCATTATAAACAAATTACCAAATACCCGGTACTTGATCGTGACCTGGCGGTAGTAATTAAAGAAGATATTGCAATAGGAGAAATCTATCAGGCAATTAAATCTGAAGCAGGAGCTATGCTTAAAGAATTGAATCTATTTGATATCTATCAGGGAGACCAGATCAAATCAGGTTATAAGAGTGCTGCTTTTGAATTAAAATTCCAGGCAGAAGATAGAACTCTCCGTGATGAAGAGGTAAATGAGCGTTTTAATAAAATTGTAGACCATTTATCAGAGCAATATTCAGCAGAAATTAGAGGAAATTAA
- a CDS encoding CvpA family protein — protein MDIINFFDIIILVMMLFFAYNGFRRGFIDQTSTILGLIAALFVAVRQYDYFRVLLEPYLDLSTSLLQFISFVVVFIVVNIAIHVVGITIKRIIDAIFLKPVDRAAGFILGLVKAGIIIYLLVIILAEIPYQNLNDVVEQSFLGSRLLEASPYIQSQIEELFRP, from the coding sequence TTGGATATTATTAATTTCTTCGACATCATTATTCTGGTTATGATGCTGTTTTTTGCCTATAATGGTTTCAGGCGTGGTTTTATCGATCAGACAAGTACTATTCTGGGTTTGATTGCCGCTTTATTCGTGGCGGTAAGGCAGTATGACTATTTCCGTGTTTTACTGGAGCCTTATCTTGATCTTTCTACTTCACTGCTGCAGTTTATTAGTTTTGTAGTAGTTTTTATAGTAGTTAATATTGCTATACATGTAGTGGGAATCACAATTAAGCGGATCATAGATGCGATCTTTTTAAAACCTGTAGATAGAGCAGCCGGTTTTATCCTTGGACTTGTCAAGGCAGGTATCATTATTTATCTGCTGGTGATAATTCTGGCAGAAATTCCTTATCAAAATTTAAATGATGTGGTAGAACAGTCTTTTTTAGGGAGCAGACTTCTAGAAGCTTCTCCCTATATACAATCTCAAATAGAAGAACTTTTTCGGCCATGA
- a CDS encoding cell division protein ZapA, with protein sequence MRAENEENKNKFKLNVLGDSFTVTGDFDEEYINKLANYVEKTGKEIKNAYPKLPFRRLTHLTMINLADEYFKLRSRCVELSREKERLKEANQSLHQELKKLRQENEELNSLLEEVE encoded by the coding sequence ATGAGAGCAGAAAATGAAGAAAACAAAAACAAATTTAAATTAAATGTCTTAGGAGATAGTTTTACAGTCACTGGAGATTTTGATGAAGAATATATTAATAAACTTGCTAATTATGTAGAAAAAACCGGTAAGGAAATTAAAAATGCTTATCCAAAACTTCCCTTTAGAAGATTGACCCATTTAACAATGATAAACTTAGCTGATGAGTATTTTAAGCTGAGAAGTCGGTGTGTGGAACTGAGTAGAGAAAAAGAAAGGCTCAAAGAAGCGAATCAAAGTCTGCATCAGGAACTAAAAAAACTGAGGCAGGAGAACGAGGAGTTAAATTCTCTGCTCGAGGAGGTAGAATAA
- the pheS gene encoding phenylalanine--tRNA ligase subunit alpha has translation MDLLKELKKIEKEAEKELKELADLDQLEELRIKYLGKKGAIQSIFSQMGKIASDKRPVVGKEANQLKSKIENWLNEQKEVLESKAAKERFKKEKIDVTLPGAKVKAGRQHPLSLITRELEDVFIGLGYTIAEGPEVESEYYNFEALNIPEHHPARDLQDTLYIDDNYLLRTHTSPVQIRTMEAQEPPVRIIAPGRVYRSDELDASHSPIFHQAEGLVIDKGISFSDLKGTIELIIEALFGEDRDVRFRPSYFPFTEPSAEVDVSCIVCGGEGCPLCSRTGWLEIMGAGMVHPNVLEMSGYDSEYYSGYAFGVGLDRLVLLKYGIDDIRVLYENDKRFLHQF, from the coding sequence TTGGATTTACTTAAAGAGCTTAAAAAAATAGAAAAAGAAGCAGAAAAAGAACTAAAAGAACTGGCTGATCTTGATCAATTAGAAGAATTAAGGATTAAATATTTAGGAAAAAAAGGAGCGATCCAGTCCATATTTAGTCAAATGGGGAAAATTGCTTCTGATAAGAGGCCGGTAGTTGGCAAAGAAGCCAATCAGCTTAAATCTAAAATTGAAAACTGGCTTAATGAACAAAAAGAAGTATTAGAGTCTAAAGCAGCAAAAGAGCGTTTTAAAAAAGAAAAAATAGATGTCACCCTACCTGGAGCAAAGGTTAAAGCAGGTAGACAGCATCCTCTTTCTTTAATTACCAGAGAATTAGAAGATGTTTTTATCGGACTTGGTTACACAATCGCCGAAGGTCCAGAAGTAGAAAGTGAATACTATAATTTTGAAGCCTTAAATATTCCCGAACATCATCCTGCACGTGATCTGCAGGACACCCTATATATCGATGACAATTATTTGCTGAGAACTCATACTTCTCCAGTACAGATAAGAACTATGGAAGCACAGGAACCACCGGTTCGGATCATCGCACCTGGTAGAGTTTATCGCTCTGATGAGCTTGATGCTTCCCATTCACCGATCTTTCATCAGGCAGAAGGTTTAGTAATTGATAAGGGTATTTCTTTTAGTGATCTTAAAGGTACCATAGAATTGATAATCGAAGCCCTATTTGGTGAGGATAGAGATGTAAGATTTAGACCCAGCTATTTCCCTTTTACTGAACCCAGTGCAGAGGTTGATGTTTCCTGTATTGTCTGTGGTGGAGAGGGATGTCCACTCTGTTCTAGAACAGGCTGGCTTGAGATCATGGGTGCTGGAATGGTCCACCCTAATGTGCTGGAAATGTCAGGTTATGACAGCGAGTATTACAGTGGTTATGCTTTTGGGGTAGGTTTAGATAGACTTGTTTTATTAAAATATGGAATTGATGACATCAGAGTTCTCTATGAAAATGATAAGAGATTTTTACATCAATTTTAA